The following proteins come from a genomic window of Lachnoclostridium phytofermentans ISDg:
- a CDS encoding SEC-C metal-binding domain-containing protein, with translation MSLLTDWRDVAYAEDMDQKTGQIFWGNYFTIEKGIYEQLLSNPEEVVTGTVEELAKKYNTTLQIMVGFLDGINESLKEPNPIETMEANTVVNLGFDLEKLYYNMVEASADWLYTLPQWENLLDDSRRKELYLTQKKSGTVVKEKKVGRNDPCPCGSGKKYKFCCGK, from the coding sequence ATGAGCTTATTAACAGACTGGAGAGACGTTGCATACGCAGAAGATATGGATCAGAAAACTGGACAAATTTTCTGGGGAAATTATTTCACAATTGAGAAGGGGATCTATGAGCAGCTTTTATCAAATCCAGAGGAAGTGGTAACTGGAACTGTAGAAGAACTTGCTAAGAAATATAATACAACATTACAAATTATGGTTGGTTTCTTAGACGGAATCAATGAAAGCTTAAAAGAGCCAAATCCAATTGAGACTATGGAAGCAAATACTGTTGTTAATTTAGGATTTGATTTAGAAAAGCTTTATTACAATATGGTTGAAGCTAGTGCAGACTGGTTATATACTCTTCCACAGTGGGAAAATTTATTAGATGATTCTCGTAGAAAAGAGTTATATCTTACTCAGAAGAAATCTGGCACAGTTGTGAAGGAAAAGAAAGTCGGACGTAATGATCCATGTCCTTGCGGAAGTGGTAAAAAGTATAAATTCTGTTGTGGTAAATAG
- a CDS encoding DUF4250 domain-containing protein, with amino-acid sequence MLPTDPIMLLSYVNTKLRDEFQSLEDFCQSLDVNVVTLIDTLDKIDYHYSKERNQFI; translated from the coding sequence ATGTTACCAACCGATCCAATAATGTTACTAAGTTATGTGAACACAAAACTAAGAGATGAGTTTCAAAGCCTTGAAGATTTTTGCCAAAGCCTTGATGTAAATGTAGTCACGCTCATAGATACTTTAGATAAGATAGACTACCACTACTCAAAAGAACGTAATCAATTTATCTAG
- a CDS encoding VanZ family protein → MKLLMNENTSKKQRLMAAVPMLLMMVLIFLFSAKTATESDGTSLPIAKGLLNTYQSLFGKMGKDSYDVSLRVANVLTRKAAHVTEYGILSILVSYYIWVRGHRGKQFFFLTILISVGYAITDEIHQLFVPGRAGRITDVLIDSSGCIMGALFFLLIYHLIKNRSLKKQLSRQLIK, encoded by the coding sequence ATGAAGTTATTAATGAATGAGAATACATCTAAAAAGCAACGACTTATGGCAGCTGTCCCAATGTTACTTATGATGGTGCTTATTTTTTTATTTTCAGCAAAAACAGCGACGGAATCAGACGGGACAAGTCTTCCAATCGCTAAAGGGTTATTAAACACATATCAGAGTTTATTTGGGAAAATGGGGAAGGATTCGTATGATGTTTCGCTTAGAGTTGCGAATGTACTGACTAGAAAAGCTGCACACGTTACCGAATATGGAATCTTGTCCATCTTAGTAAGCTATTATATATGGGTAAGAGGACACCGAGGTAAACAGTTCTTCTTCTTAACCATACTTATCTCAGTGGGTTATGCAATAACAGATGAAATCCATCAACTTTTTGTACCTGGAAGAGCTGGAAGGATTACAGATGTTTTAATAGACTCCAGTGGTTGCATCATGGGTGCATTATTCTTCTTATTAATTTACCATCTGATAAAAAATAGGAGTCTAAAAAAACAACTATCGAGACAGTTAATAAAGTAG
- a CDS encoding replication-associated recombination protein A, with protein sequence MDLFEYMRENTKEKESPLASRLRPTKLTEVVGQSHIIGEDKLLYRAIMADKLGSVIFYGPPGTGKTTLAKVIANTTSSNFQQINATSAGKKDMEAVIEQAKQTLGMYGKKTILFVDEIHRFNKGQQDYLLPFVEDGTIVLVGATTENPYFEVNSALISRSIVFELKPLEQNDIKELLIRAITDKEKGLGAYHAVMEDDALDFLANAANGDARSALNAIELGVLTTKRSEDGFIHITLEVASECIQKRVLKYDKSGDNHYDTISAFIKSMRGSDPDAAIYYLAKMLYAGEDVAFIARRIMICAAEDVSNADPNALVVATAAAQAVERLGMPEGRIVLAQAVTYVACAPKSNSAIVAIDEASELVAKDKTPPIPPHLQDAHYKGAAKLNHGVGYLYAHNYENHYVKQQYLPDPYVGRTFYRPSDNGYEKAIKEYFRKIKGNETDSF encoded by the coding sequence ATGGATCTATTTGAATATATGAGAGAAAATACGAAAGAGAAAGAATCACCGCTTGCTTCTCGTCTTAGACCAACGAAGTTGACAGAAGTGGTCGGACAAAGCCATATCATTGGAGAAGATAAGTTATTATATCGAGCAATCATGGCAGATAAACTTGGTTCGGTTATCTTTTATGGTCCGCCTGGAACCGGAAAGACTACGCTTGCGAAGGTGATTGCAAACACCACCAGTTCAAACTTTCAACAAATTAATGCAACCTCCGCTGGGAAAAAAGATATGGAGGCGGTTATTGAGCAAGCGAAACAAACACTTGGTATGTATGGGAAGAAGACTATCCTTTTTGTAGATGAGATTCATCGATTTAATAAAGGGCAGCAGGATTATTTGTTACCGTTTGTAGAAGATGGTACGATAGTGTTAGTCGGAGCTACTACGGAAAACCCTTATTTTGAAGTAAATAGCGCGCTTATCTCAAGGTCTATTGTGTTTGAATTAAAACCTTTGGAACAAAATGATATCAAAGAACTTTTAATTCGAGCAATTACAGATAAAGAAAAGGGGTTAGGTGCTTATCATGCGGTGATGGAGGATGACGCATTAGACTTTTTAGCAAATGCAGCGAATGGAGATGCAAGATCCGCTTTAAATGCCATTGAGTTAGGTGTCTTAACGACAAAGCGCAGTGAAGATGGCTTCATTCATATTACATTAGAGGTGGCATCGGAGTGTATTCAAAAACGTGTACTAAAGTATGATAAGTCGGGGGATAATCACTACGATACGATATCTGCTTTTATTAAAAGTATGCGTGGTAGTGATCCAGATGCTGCAATCTATTATCTAGCTAAGATGCTTTATGCAGGAGAAGATGTTGCATTTATAGCACGAAGAATTATGATTTGTGCCGCTGAGGATGTATCCAATGCTGATCCAAATGCACTTGTGGTTGCAACAGCAGCAGCACAGGCAGTTGAGAGACTTGGAATGCCAGAAGGACGTATTGTTCTCGCACAAGCAGTTACTTATGTGGCATGTGCACCAAAGAGTAACTCAGCAATCGTGGCCATCGATGAGGCATCGGAGTTAGTTGCAAAGGATAAAACACCTCCAATTCCTCCACATTTACAAGATGCTCATTACAAAGGGGCTGCAAAGCTAAACCATGGGGTAGGATATTTATATGCTCACAACTATGAAAATCATTACGTAAAGCAGCAGTACTTACCAGATCCTTATGTTGGCCGGACATTTTACCGTCCAAGTGATAACGGATATGAGAAGGCTATTAAGGAGTATTTTCGTAAAATAAAAGGAAATGAGACGGATTCGTTTTAA